The sequence CACCGTCCTGACCGCCCGCCTCTTCCGGCATCCCGCCTGGACCGACCTGACCCACCACCTACGCCCCGCCAACACCATCGGGTTCGACCTGCGCGTTGCACAGGTCAACGGTTGACAACGCTACCGAACCGTCCGAACTCGATCAGCCGAGTCTTGTCCTCTGCCAGCTCCAGACCGAACTTCGCAAGCCGTTGCCGAAGCTCACCCTGGAAGCGTCGTGCGTCACGTTCGCGTTGGAACCCAACAACGACGTCATCGGCATACCGCACGATGATCATGTCGCCGTTCGCATGCTGGTTCCGCCACGCCTTGGCCCACAAGTCGAAGACGTGGTGTAGGTACACGTTGGCGAGCAGCGGCGAAAGTGACGCTCCTTGCGGTGTGCCCTTGCCCTCGTCTGACCAGTTGCCATCCTCGATGATCCCTGCGTCCAACCACTTGCGGATGAAGCCGCAGGA comes from Euzebya sp. and encodes:
- a CDS encoding reverse transcriptase/maturase family protein yields the protein MDAGIIEDGNWSDEGKGTPQGASLSPLLANVYLHHVFDLWAKAWRNQHANGDMIIVRYADDVVVGFQRERDARRFQGELRQRLAKFGLELAEDKTRLIEFGRFGSVVNR